The following are from one region of the Chromobacterium phragmitis genome:
- the phoR gene encoding phosphate regulon sensor histidine kinase PhoR, with translation MRELLQRTALWLTAILLVSAGFWALSSATDALLVLAISLGAWLAFNLYHIALLLRWLRHPVPERVPDGFGVWHSVFMTLYRTMRNQSQSKKKLTHALERFINAGEAMPDGVVVLDEHDRIEWVNPMAVEHLGLDRKRDVGNQILNLIRQPAFHTYMKNASFSLPLTLTFSQPRELVISLQLVPFDSTRKLLLTRDITQLERVQTVHRDFVANVSHELRTPLTVVGGFLETLSDMPEVSDQMFRQFLPMMMEQSRRMQSLVEDLLTLSRLENSPKAVNSELVDMRVMLDTLMVEAEGLSHGRHQVRLARCCDAGLWGSGQELHSAFGNLVSNAVRYTPEGGSITLSWQDEGEQLRFSVADTGIGIPREHIPRLTERFYRVDRGRSRGSGGTGLGLAIVKHVLARHHARLEIKSEPDKGSTFSVVFPRERRCDSQAA, from the coding sequence ATGCGAGAGCTCCTGCAACGCACGGCGCTGTGGCTGACGGCCATCCTGCTGGTCAGCGCCGGTTTCTGGGCGCTGTCGTCGGCAACCGACGCGCTATTGGTGCTGGCCATCTCGCTGGGCGCCTGGCTGGCATTCAATCTCTACCACATCGCGCTGTTGTTGCGCTGGCTGCGCCATCCGGTGCCCGAGCGGGTGCCGGACGGCTTCGGCGTCTGGCATTCGGTGTTCATGACGCTGTACCGCACCATGCGCAACCAGAGCCAGAGCAAGAAGAAGCTGACCCACGCGCTGGAACGCTTCATCAACGCCGGAGAGGCGATGCCGGATGGCGTGGTGGTGCTGGATGAGCACGACCGCATCGAGTGGGTAAACCCGATGGCGGTGGAGCACTTGGGCTTGGACCGCAAGCGCGATGTCGGCAACCAGATTCTCAACCTGATCCGCCAGCCGGCCTTCCATACCTATATGAAGAACGCCAGCTTCAGCTTGCCGCTGACGTTGACTTTCAGCCAGCCGCGCGAGCTGGTGATCTCGCTGCAGCTGGTGCCGTTCGACTCCACCCGCAAGCTGCTGTTGACCCGAGACATCACCCAGCTGGAGCGGGTGCAGACCGTGCACCGCGACTTCGTCGCCAACGTCTCGCACGAACTGCGCACCCCGCTGACGGTGGTCGGCGGCTTTCTGGAGACGCTGTCGGACATGCCGGAGGTGAGCGACCAGATGTTCCGCCAGTTCCTGCCGATGATGATGGAGCAGTCGAGGCGGATGCAGAGCCTGGTTGAGGATTTGCTGACGCTGTCCCGGCTGGAGAACAGCCCTAAGGCGGTGAATTCCGAACTGGTGGACATGCGGGTGATGCTGGACACGCTGATGGTGGAGGCCGAGGGCTTGTCCCATGGCCGCCATCAGGTGAGGCTGGCCCGCTGCTGCGACGCCGGCCTGTGGGGAAGCGGCCAGGAACTGCATTCCGCGTTCGGCAATCTGGTGTCCAATGCGGTGCGCTACACCCCGGAGGGCGGCAGCATCACGCTGTCTTGGCAAGATGAGGGCGAACAGCTGCGCTTTTCCGTCGCCGACACCGGCATCGGCATCCCGCGCGAGCACATCCCGCGGCTGACCGAGCGCTTCTACCGTGTCGACCGAGGCCGTTCTCGCGGCAGCGGCGGCACCGGACTCGGTCTCGCCATCGTCAAGCACGTGCTGGCGCGCCACCACGCCAGGCTGGAAATCAAGAGCGAGCCGGACAAGGGCAGCACCTTCAGCGTGGTGTTTCCGCGGGAGCGGCGCTGCGACAGCCAGGCCGCCTGA
- the phoB gene encoding phosphate regulon transcriptional regulator PhoB codes for MAANILLVEDEPAIQELIAFNLAQAGHHVLRAGTAEAALTLVRNALPDLVLLDWMLPGASGIDVAKRLRADERTRHIPIIMLTARSDEQDKVAGLETGADDYITKPFSPRELLARIKAVLRRRAPQMTDDAVDVQGLRLDPVTHRVTGNGSVIELGPTEFRLLHFFMTHPERVHSRAQLLDQVWGDHVFVEERTVDVHIRRLRSALEGTRHDGLIQTVRGTGYRFSVQQ; via the coding sequence ATGGCCGCCAACATACTGCTTGTCGAAGACGAACCGGCGATTCAGGAGCTGATCGCCTTCAATTTGGCCCAGGCCGGACACCATGTGCTGCGCGCGGGCACCGCCGAGGCGGCGCTGACGCTGGTCAGGAACGCCTTGCCCGACCTGGTGCTGCTGGACTGGATGCTGCCGGGCGCCAGCGGCATCGATGTGGCCAAGCGCCTGCGCGCCGACGAGCGCACCCGCCATATCCCCATCATCATGCTGACCGCCCGCTCCGACGAGCAGGACAAGGTCGCGGGCCTGGAAACCGGCGCCGACGACTACATCACCAAGCCGTTCTCGCCGCGCGAGCTGTTGGCCCGCATCAAGGCCGTGCTGCGCCGCCGCGCGCCGCAGATGACCGACGACGCGGTCGACGTGCAAGGCCTGCGGCTGGACCCGGTGACCCACCGCGTCACCGGCAACGGCAGCGTGATCGAGCTCGGCCCCACCGAATTCCGCCTGCTGCACTTCTTCATGACCCATCCGGAACGCGTCCACTCCCGCGCGCAGTTGCTGGACCAGGTGTGGGGCGACCATGTCTTCGTCGAGGAGCGCACCGTGGACGTGCACATCCGCCGCCTGCGCAGCGCGCTGGAAGGCACCCGGCATGATGGTTTGATCCAGACCGTGCGCGGCACCGGCTACCGCTTTTCCGTGCAGCAGTAA
- a CDS encoding Lrp/AsnC family transcriptional regulator, whose translation MDRFDRKILAELHENARISFAELARRVNLSAPAVADRVAKLEQSGVITGYHARIDPNRVGLPIACLIELTVKHLEYYVVIDEIRKTPEVIECASITGTSGLMIRVAVDTMPALQALIARLMQFGDTKTSIIIDMPVPPRMPALQEEE comes from the coding sequence ATGGATAGATTCGACCGCAAAATCCTCGCCGAACTGCACGAAAATGCGCGCATCAGCTTCGCCGAACTGGCGCGGCGGGTAAACCTGTCGGCGCCGGCGGTGGCCGACCGAGTGGCCAAGCTGGAGCAGTCCGGCGTGATCACCGGCTACCACGCCCGCATCGATCCCAACCGCGTCGGCCTGCCCATCGCCTGCCTGATCGAATTGACAGTCAAGCATCTGGAGTACTACGTGGTGATAGACGAGATCCGCAAAACGCCCGAGGTGATAGAGTGCGCTTCCATCACCGGCACCAGCGGCCTGATGATACGGGTGGCGGTGGACACCATGCCGGCGCTGCAGGCGCTGATCGCGCGGCTGATGCAGTTCGGCGACACCAAGACCTCCATCATCATCGACATGCCGGTGCCGCCGCGGATGCCCGCCTTGCAGGAAGAGGAATGA
- the gap gene encoding type I glyceraldehyde-3-phosphate dehydrogenase, with protein sequence MAIKVGINGFGRIGRMVFRAIAKDFPELEVVGVNDLLDPEYLAYMLKYDSVHGRFQGDVKVEGGSLVVNGKTIRLTAEKDPANLKWNEVSAEIVIDCTGFFLTKEGCQKHIDAGAKKVVQSAPSKDDTPMFVYGVNHDKYAGETIVSAASCTTNCLAPVAKVLHDNWGIKRGLMSTVHAATATQKTVDGPSSKDWRGGRGILENIIPSSTGAAKAVGKVIPELNKKLTGMAFRVPTSDVSVVDLTVELEKEADYADICKAMKAAAEGELKGVLGYTDEKVVSTDFVGNTAPSTFDADAGIALDKTFIKVVAWYDNEYGYTCNMLRFVKHVAG encoded by the coding sequence ATGGCTATCAAAGTCGGTATCAACGGTTTCGGTCGTATCGGTCGCATGGTGTTCCGCGCGATCGCCAAGGATTTCCCCGAGCTGGAAGTGGTCGGCGTCAACGACCTGCTGGATCCGGAATACCTGGCCTACATGTTGAAGTACGACTCCGTGCACGGCCGCTTTCAGGGCGACGTCAAGGTCGAGGGCGGCAGCCTGGTGGTCAACGGCAAGACCATCCGCCTGACCGCGGAGAAAGACCCGGCCAATCTGAAGTGGAACGAGGTGAGCGCCGAGATCGTCATCGACTGCACCGGCTTCTTCCTGACCAAGGAAGGCTGCCAGAAGCACATCGACGCCGGCGCCAAGAAAGTGGTGCAGTCCGCGCCGTCCAAGGACGACACCCCGATGTTCGTCTACGGCGTCAACCATGACAAATACGCCGGCGAAACCATCGTTTCCGCCGCTTCCTGCACCACCAACTGCCTGGCTCCGGTGGCCAAGGTGTTGCACGACAACTGGGGCATCAAGCGCGGCCTGATGAGCACCGTGCACGCCGCCACCGCCACCCAGAAGACCGTTGACGGCCCTTCGTCCAAAGACTGGCGCGGCGGCCGCGGCATCCTGGAAAACATCATCCCGTCGTCCACCGGCGCCGCCAAGGCCGTGGGCAAGGTGATCCCGGAGCTGAACAAGAAGCTGACCGGCATGGCCTTCCGCGTGCCGACTTCCGACGTGTCCGTGGTCGACCTGACCGTGGAGCTGGAGAAGGAAGCCGACTACGCCGACATCTGCAAGGCGATGAAGGCCGCCGCCGAAGGCGAACTGAAGGGCGTGCTGGGCTACACCGATGAAAAAGTGGTGTCGACCGACTTCGTCGGCAACACCGCGCCGTCCACCTTCGATGCCGACGCCGGCATCGCGCTGGACAAGACCTTCATCAAGGTGGTGGCCTGGTACGACAACGAGTACGGCTACACCTGCAACATGCTGCGCTTCGTCAAGCACGTGGCAGGCTGA
- the nagE gene encoding N-acetylglucosamine-specific PTS transporter subunit IIBC has protein sequence MSTLNKFAGIQQLGRALMLPIAVLPVAGLLLRLGQPDLLDIKIMAQAGDAIFGNLALIFAIGVAVGFAKDNNGTAGLAGAIGYLVLTAVLKVIDEKINMGVLSGILSGLLGGYLYNRYKDIKLPSYLAFFGGKRFVPIVTGFSALVLAAVLGRVWLPVQDAIGSTGHWLIGLGEVGAFIFGVLNRLLIVTGLHHILNNIFWFQLGDFTDAAGKVVHGDLTRFFAGDKSAGLFMAGFFPVMMFGLPAACLAMYRTAKPENRAAVGGLLFSLALTAMLTGVTEPVEFAFMFLAPALYAIHAVLTGLSMAIMHLLNVKLGFGFSAGLFDYVINYGISTNPLYLLPVGTAYFALYYGLFVFFIKKFDLKTPGREDVAVAAVEVKAGTGRARAFIDALGGAANLKSVDACTTRLRLQVASNDKVNEAALKALGSRGLIKPAAGSVQVVLGPEADLIADEIRNALGGAEAEPAVAETLASVAAASGASIDKAGWLAALGGAANVRKIEAVAGSRLRVEVADASLVDQAALQALGASGVTAVSSSLLHVVLQGDAAPYAAVLQG, from the coding sequence GTGAGTACTCTTAACAAGTTTGCCGGCATCCAGCAGCTGGGGCGCGCCCTGATGCTGCCGATCGCCGTGTTGCCGGTGGCCGGCCTGCTGCTGCGGCTGGGCCAGCCCGACCTGTTGGACATCAAGATCATGGCCCAGGCCGGGGACGCCATCTTCGGCAACCTGGCGCTGATCTTCGCCATCGGCGTGGCCGTCGGCTTCGCCAAGGACAACAACGGCACCGCCGGCCTGGCCGGCGCCATTGGCTACCTGGTGTTGACCGCGGTGCTGAAGGTGATCGACGAAAAGATCAACATGGGCGTGCTGTCGGGCATTCTGTCCGGCCTGTTGGGCGGCTATCTGTACAACCGCTACAAGGACATCAAGCTGCCCAGCTACTTAGCCTTCTTCGGCGGCAAGCGTTTCGTGCCGATCGTCACCGGTTTTTCGGCGCTGGTGCTGGCCGCGGTGCTGGGGCGGGTCTGGCTGCCGGTGCAGGACGCCATCGGCAGCACCGGCCACTGGTTGATCGGCCTGGGCGAGGTCGGCGCCTTCATCTTCGGCGTGCTCAACCGCCTGCTGATCGTCACCGGCCTGCACCATATCCTGAACAACATCTTCTGGTTCCAGCTCGGTGACTTCACCGACGCCGCCGGCAAGGTGGTGCACGGCGACCTGACCCGCTTCTTCGCCGGCGACAAGAGCGCGGGCCTGTTCATGGCCGGTTTCTTCCCGGTGATGATGTTCGGCCTGCCGGCCGCCTGCCTGGCGATGTACCGCACCGCCAAGCCGGAAAACCGCGCGGCCGTCGGCGGCCTGCTGTTCTCGCTGGCGCTGACCGCGATGCTGACCGGCGTCACCGAGCCGGTGGAATTCGCCTTCATGTTCCTGGCCCCGGCGCTGTACGCGATCCACGCGGTGCTGACCGGCCTGTCCATGGCCATCATGCACCTGCTCAACGTCAAGCTGGGCTTCGGCTTCTCCGCGGGCCTGTTCGACTACGTGATCAATTACGGCATCTCCACCAATCCGTTGTATCTGCTGCCGGTGGGCACGGCTTACTTCGCCTTGTACTACGGCCTGTTCGTGTTCTTCATCAAGAAGTTCGATCTGAAGACCCCGGGCCGCGAAGACGTGGCTGTGGCCGCCGTCGAGGTCAAGGCCGGCACCGGCCGCGCCCGCGCCTTTATCGACGCGCTGGGCGGCGCCGCCAACCTCAAGTCGGTTGACGCCTGCACCACTCGTTTGCGTCTGCAGGTGGCCAGCAACGACAAGGTCAACGAAGCCGCGCTGAAGGCGCTGGGCTCGCGCGGCCTGATCAAGCCCGCCGCCGGCAGCGTGCAGGTGGTGCTGGGGCCGGAGGCCGATCTGATCGCCGACGAGATCCGCAACGCGTTGGGCGGCGCTGAAGCCGAGCCGGCGGTGGCCGAGACGCTGGCGTCCGTGGCCGCGGCCAGCGGCGCCAGCATAGACAAGGCGGGCTGGCTGGCCGCGTTGGGCGGGGCCGCCAATGTCCGCAAGATCGAGGCGGTGGCAGGCAGCCGGCTGCGGGTGGAGGTGGCCGACGCGTCGCTGGTGGACCAGGCCGCGCTGCAAGCGCTGGGCGCCAGCGGCGTCACCGCGGTGTCCTCCAGCCTGCTGCACGTGGTGCTGCAGGGAGACGCCGCGCCATACGCGGCGGTTTTGCAAGGCTGA